Genomic DNA from Dioscorea cayenensis subsp. rotundata cultivar TDr96_F1 chromosome 1, TDr96_F1_v2_PseudoChromosome.rev07_lg8_w22 25.fasta, whole genome shotgun sequence:
aatggggtggttttttaaataaattgattattttgcCTGGTGAGTTAACACCGGCTTATTAAAcggtttttcctttttcctttttttttaaaaaaaaaaaaaaattgcggGAGAAACCATAGTttataaaagaaacaaacttttaCAAGCTCAACACTTAACAAGATACTACTGCTAAGAAGGAGGAGGCTAATGGGCCAGGGCTGGAATCACTTTCAAGTTTCAATCACGGTTTCGCTTGGTACAGTTCAGGAACAGTGCCATCAATCTATAAAAGTGGCTATCACCAGATCCCCAACTTGCACCAATTTAATCAGAATCAGAATGCGGTAGatataaacatagaaaaataaaataaataatgataataacgaGATGCTGATGAACGGAGGAAACAGGAAACAGGAAACAGGAAACAGGAAATAGGAAGCATATTGCTGGCAATTAGGGTAGACTAGACTTGAGGTATTATGGCCTCCTCATTCATCAGTTACATGTGTTCTCTATTTAACTTCATCTCATCAGCCTACAACACTGTTCAACTGCTCCCTCACTTGTGGAATTACATCCAAGGGAAATGACTCTTTTAAGTTCAAGAGAATGGCAGCAGCATGTCCCGTGCCAGTTCATCATGTAATATCAATGAAGAAAGACACTTCTTCCAAATAAAACAGAATAGCAAAACATTTGGTTATTCAAACAGAGACTACGACCTTTGGCTGCAGATGAATGACATTGgcacaaacccacataaaaatCTGGGTCAACTAACAAGTTTTTCCAACAGAAGACACTTCTGATCTGCAAACATCCCCACGACAAAGTGGGCATACCCTGTGAGGAGTGGAAAACTTCAAAGTTTCAGAAACACAGGAAGAAAGCAACTTTCAATTAATAGGAAAGACAAACAAGTCACTAAGCAGGAGGCGTAGTATGCGTTCATCTTCAGGGAAACATGAGTTGCTTCATCTATTCACTAAATTTGGAGCTGTTAATTGGCTACCTTCATGTATGTAAGGCCATACCACTCATTataacatcatatatatatatatatatattcaggcAAGAAAGAATATCTTAAAACAACTGATTGGGACTTAAAAGtatcaaaccaaacatataCCTGTGAATCTCTTTCAACCATTTGTCTATACATGTTTGATGAAACTCATGCTGACAGGGAAGTATTCTCATGCAATCTCCTTCTTCATACTCCATGAGGCAAATATAACATCTGTAATTCAATAATGTCCATGCATCAGGGTGGGGCAATGACGttcttttttaaaacaataacaatttGATAATGGACTCAGCAGTCATTTGAACTGAAAAATGAAGTTTGCAAGAACCTCAAATGGACCATTACCACAAGTTTTAGGATTTATCAGTCATGGTAGGGTAATACTTCCATAAAGGAGCAGTGTGATTAGATGAGCAAAGTTCAACAACAATCGAGTTCTATATTGGTTGGACCAAAGGCAGCAACAAATTGTACTGATTAGTATTATAaagctttattattattgttgttgttattattattattattattattattatttgatacagaacatgattaaattaaaaaatgtgCAAGATAAAGGTGTGTTTACACCGGGTGGGTGAACCTACAAGAATAAGACAGCTCTCtgcaaaaaggaaaataaatgaaGCATAGCAAAGTTAGAAACAGATAAAAGAATTGATAATGTGCTCGCTTGGATACATTCTGGCCTAACCATCATGTTCTGCTGACACAAGGAATGATGCCCTCCAATGGAGAGTTGTATCCAAAGTGAAATAAGCACTCTGTTGTATTACCCTACTCTAGGTTCTATTGTGTCACCAATGCCATAGGTCACCAAAGTTTGTGTTTGCAAGCCTCTAATTCACAAAAATTAACGAGGGAACAACATATGAAATCTTGTGCAGCAGATGCAATGGCAATAAATGTTAAGTAGACACTCACTGAGCAGCATCCTCGTTTGTGTACTTGTGTGGCCTTGTGTATATTCGCACTGGCATACATTCAACAACATCCTTTGGTGCAGGAATAGAGCCAACTGAAGAGACAGAAGGGCGGGATGACAGGGCTACAGATTGCTGGTGGATCTCATCCAAAACCTAAATGCCATAATTGTGAATAAgcaaaaattcttttaaatacACTAGCATGATGCAGTtagtttcttaaaaaaaaaaaagaaatcatccAAGAACTATACCTCAAAAAGTGCTTCTGCCAACATAACGATTCTTGAAATGCTGGCCCGTGTGCGAGTATCATCATCAGGATTGGCAGCATGATTGCTTGTCCTGCATGTGCAACGACCTGTCCGATGCTGACCAGACAAAATACATGATCTATCATGTCCAGGAAAGTTCTCAAATCGACTACCCATTCTCTGGAGGGCACGAACCTGCTAATAGAAAATTACTCGAGGACAATTTTCCATAGATACAAATCTCACCAAGGAAAATGATGTAGTCTGCATTACCTGTGATCTTATTCTCCTTCTCCTTTCAAGGAATGCTGACCGGTGTTCCAACCAATCTCGATTACTTGCTTCTCTCATCTGTGGGTTTTCAGAATCATAATCACGGACATGGTCCACAGAACTTCCTATAGTGTAGGAATGGTTACTAGATAAAGTTGGCAGGTCACTCCTTCCAGATGAAGATGGTGACCTTGTCCTACCTCCTGTTACTCTTCTACCACTATGTCCTGAGGACCTATCTTCTAGTGGCATTGAACCAAATAATCCCTCAGAATTTGAAGTCCTCCGAAGAACCCTGTCACGAAGCCTCCCAACACTGAGTGTTCTACTGAACCTAACACTCCCCTCAAAGGGCTCTTGAGGTCCAGAACGCCTAGAAGAGCGGCCGATCCTTATATTCACTGCTTCCACTTGATCTCTATCAGAAAAGGCACTTCTAGATTCAAGGCTTGTATTGTTGCTGTCTAAACTATGAACAACATTCTCAAAAACAACATTTCCAGGTGTTTCATCGCTGTTCTCTTCAGAACCATCAAGGTCCATATGGGCACGGTCAACCCCCCTGTCAGTGTTAGAGAATGAGAGGCTAGCTGAAACAGCAGAGTGGGCCTGTGATGACCCCAAACTTGCGGTTCTGCTTAGCCTGAAACCAAAGGGAGTGCGAGAATGGCTTGAGTTGTTTGATGATGACTGGCAAAGGGATCCTTCATTAGTGGAACTGCCACTGGCACCAGAATCAGTTTCCACAATACCTTCTTGACTCCCCCCATCATTTTCAGTAGAGATCTTATTTGCTCTAGGAACTCTAAAAGCTATGCAGCCATTGCTGCCTTCTGGGTTAGATTTTGTTGCAACTACCTCTGTACATGCAGTGCCTTTCGACCTAACATCCTCTTCTTCGATCTGGAAGCAAGAAACACAGATTGCAGAACTCAAGTCCTCCTGATTTCCGAAAACTCGACCGTCACCCAGATAATAGCAACAAACATATGGAAACTATAAATTGCTTTAATGATATATAACCGATATGAAAAAGACAGATTAATTATGTGGCATCGGGTAAGGCAGAGATATTCCTCCCCAGCTGTGGCTAGAGCTCTACCAGAACATATGCATGTCTTGACGCATGCGTTATACaccaaatattacaaaattaacaAGGGATAAAAAAATGCAGATCCAGAACAAGGTCTGGCAGTCATGTTGCAACCTATGGTTTAAAAGACCAAAAACCTTCAACATTCAGCAATATTCAAAATACTAGTGATTCTGATCACTGACATTGTCAAATGCATAAAGCCCAGTTACTGAATCTTGCATAAACCTAAACCAACCGACTAAGGAACTTGAGAGATGATGTATGGAAATTCATCAAATGCTGAGAAGGCCACATGGTAAACCACAGGTGAGAGGCTCCAACAAACTTTAAATTGTCTATCTACTGCATTTCACAATTAGACTTATCACACAATAACTGTTCCAACAGCTCAAATGCTTGAGCGTTTATCTAATACAAAAGCTGGGAAAATTTCAGCTTGAGAAACATTCAATTTGTTCATTCATTATTGgtccttcaaaaaaaaataaaaataaataaatctaaaagaCAATGCAAGACCGATACAAAGATTGCAGCTTTTCACAAGAGTAAGGTCCAAATCATAGGAAACAAATCTCAAAATTGAATCTTTGCAGTCACTAAAGGATACCTGATCATCGTGAAGGGTGGACGGGGTACCAAAACAAGAAGAACCGAACACCACTCTAACACCTTTCGACCTTGGTTCCCGACCTCCGCCGCCGGACGATGATGAATGTGCCCCGCCGGCGGCCACATCCTTGCTGGAACTGGATCCCATGACCTTTGTCTACGAATCACAACCTTCAAGAAAATGCAGCTCAAAGTgtttgaaaagaagaagaagaagagagtgtACACGTGAGAGAAAGTGAGAGGAGAGGGAAAGAAGGGGATTTGGTACAAAAGGAAGCAAAACTCTCGATCCACGAACAacgggagagagagagagagagagagagagagagagagagaggaaaaaaatacaatattttcccctctttctttctctattatttcTGCGTTTCTTCACAAGCACATCTCTGAGACCACCTAAGGAGAGAGATAAGAGATGGAGTAACCGAGGGTGAGTTTAAGAGAGCATTTTGGTGTATTGTAGTAGTTTGATTATTcaaaagagaagagatgaagaagaagaggaagaggggAAGAAGTGGTGCATTGAAGGACGCATGTTTtccattcttttgttttgttttatattttgaatgcaATGAAATGAAGAGGTTGGCCGTTTGTTTGCAGCGAAAGCCGAAGGTGGCATCAGGCATCAGGCATCAGGCATCAGGCATCAGGCATGGAACGGATTGGAGGAACAACTGATTAGCTTGCTAATGCTAGCTAGCTACCACTGTTTTTTGCTTTAATGTGGACCTTGGTCAGCAGCAGACATCAGTACTAGAACTGGTTGAGAAATCGCTGTTTGATGTTATGAATCAATGACTcagtaaataaaacataaataaataaataaataaataaataaatacagagCAGATTGGCTAGCTACAAAACAGTCAAAGGCCTGAGCTTTTTGAAAGTTTTTGAAATGGCACAAATCAGACTGTcacagaaagagagagagagagagagagagagagagcaatggCATGCTTGGCTCCTCTTCTTATTTGATACTTGATATCCTCTTTACtcaattcttctcttttttttttcacatcgTGGGTGGTTATggaacattcaaaaaaaaatgaaaagcgCATGAAGAAAAAAAGCCGTCATTTGCTGCAAGTTTTCAGGATATAACACACACTTTGGTGAAAAATACATATCAACAGCGCACTTATTCCTTCGAGAGAGGATCTTGCAGCTTGCAAGGGAGATATCTACCGTCCATTGGACATCTTGCGGTAGTCACAGcagcaaaaaataattataaaaataataataataataatttgtaataaCTGGTTTTTGGGACGCACACATGACTTGATGGCTGTGCCACGTGCATGTGTCTGTGGCCTAAACCAAACCACTTGATTTGCGCTGAGAGAATCAATGCAAATCTGACACTATCCCTGCATACCCTACGATGTCCATCCAATGGttgcaagtatatatatatatatatatatatgtgtgtgtgtatttaaaactaataatactaactcatttacaaaaaatattgatagtaatcaagaaaaaaacataaaaatcaaaagcaagtttaattttttctcCTTAAACTGAGAGATCAACAAAAGTTACAAAGGTGTTAGTGATGAATTTGAGAGCCAACTCGATGTCTAATGTCTACAAGAAAGAGGTGGTATGCTGCAGTGTGGACCCTGAGCACCCACCAGGAAATTTGTGTCCGGGTCTTGTCAAAAGAGAATCAGGATACATAATTCAATTGAACGAGATTGCTGATTCTATGCAACCCCTAGAACAGCAGTAATTCAATGTtcacatataaatattaatgcAGGCAGGCAATATAATACTgaaatcagaaaaataaaaaaaaaaattcattggaTATATCTGTTTCGGATGCAAAATATGCATATGATCGTGCTAGGTGTTTGGCATTGTGTATGTGACTATGTGTGCGCTCGCGAAGACAATGATCAttatattatgaaaaacaaattaacaaatagATTGCCGTTACTTGTTAGTGctagaattgaataattatttcTGGTGGTGGACATGAACTTTTAAGAACATGTCAGATCATGCTTTGATGTGTATGACTTCAATCCCTTTCTccttcttaattatatataaaagttctAGACCTTTTTCAGTATGTGGCTTCGATTTGTAAGCGGGACCATGCATAGTTTGGTATCTGTTCAATCATGCACATTATTTTGGGCTGGGAAAACTAAAGATTAAggactttctttttttttttttaaagaaaaaaagcaaggaaaaaaaaaaaatctttcactGGTTTCAAGTTAGCAGACACTAAACGaatcaaatttattaattaaaaccgAAGCTCAATGATAATATGGAACTGGAAATTGCCTGACAGTTGAAGATGAGACATTGGAGGAAACCAAACCCAACCCATCAGAGTCAATAAATAAGCTTTGGGTTTGATCGCCTCCAATTCTCACATTCAAAACTGGACGAATAGAGTTTAAAATTTTCCACCTATGGAAGAGACAAAGCTTAGATAAATTGATAAAATGTTGGAGGAAACTAAAACAGAATTCTTGAGCAGAGGCCAAGAGGGGAGGAGGTTCAATCTCTTGCAACTCTTACATTCAGAAGCACCAAATAGTACTGACTGAGAGACAAAAGGGTCtgatatttatatacatttatttCTGCTTTCTTTCTTTGGCAGTTAGAGTGGTTAATTTCGCAGAGTACTGTGCAAGTATGTTCAGATGTTATTCCCCTCCTGAGTCTCTTCTGTCTTGTTCTGTTATGCTTGGACAAACGTGAAGTGCGTGCTCAAATTACACagatatttttttgataaaagaataaatatttactTGTAACAATCTTCTCATTACAGTGTCTATATACTGCGCATGTTGCCCACCATGACCATCAACTGCTACTATGACTTGAGATGGAAGGTAAAATGTTATTGCTGCAAGGTGTGAAACTAATTAATCACATTCGATActaaatattaccaaaataattaagtatcttcctaattatttattattgcaaGGTGAAGCTAATTATCATGCATTCCTTAAGGTACAGAACTAAGGTGAACTCGACTTGAAAGTAAAAGACCTCCGTTGGGTACTGTTTGCATGTGGAGTAACTTAATAGTTGGGGtcaatcttttcttttggtcGTCGTATGGCTTTTCTATTCACCTTTCTGTTTCAATGGCAATGGCGCCTGGCGCCCACTACCACGCTCAAAATTTTCCTTCTTTATCATGCATGGACCAATCAACAATCCTCCTCCCATGAGTTTTGATTCCCTGCATTCATTTCAGAAATAGAAACGCATGCAACTAATAcagaaaattaaacattgtaaTCTAATCTGTTGCTGAATGTGGAATATAATCCTTCTCCTAgcaattgcattaacaaagaTTTGTCTCCAAATATatgtgagtgtatatatatatatatatatatatatatatatatatatatatatatagtcaaaatTGGATGGCTTACTGGTTTATATAATTCATTTGCGGGAATGGCATGGCCCGTGATAATAAACAACACTAGATTGAACCATTCAAGAGACGACCAATGCATTGCATTCCCCTCATGCAACACTCGctaaattgattaatatatatcgATCATGCATGTCTATGACTAAGCCAAGTCTTTTAGAACATTTTTGTTGCATGCTTTCTTGGTTGGAGTCGTTTCCAAAGGGATAATCTTTTGATGGTGTTGAGATTGACACTTCCAATCTTCCCATTTTCGTTGACTGAACTCTTATACATTATGTTCGTTCTTCAAATATGTTTGAACTGTCAAAGTGTAATTTTTacaaactattatttatttattgattgattCAGTTTTCAAGGTTCAAAGAAAGAAGGTATCCTATACCTGTCATTgacgtaaaacatatatatatacccccgtTTCATAGGGACGGCGGTTTGGACCGGCTAACGCGCCAAAGAAGAGTTGTAAAAGTCCATATGTATATTATGAGGCCTAATTGAATGAATTGTTCAAAATTAAGCTTTGCAAGTTGCAAACAGAGGAGACGATGGAGAAGGAGAAAAGGATTCTTTCGGTGTGTGTTAATGCTTCCAATCCATACCATACTTGCGCTGATTACTGTGCCCGGAGCTCCCCAGTATCAGGACTCAAACCATCCCGGCTCCGATGGATCAACTTAGGTACTTGGTCtttcttcataaaaattaatgcaaacttttctttctttttgcttttgtttttattttatttttttcaattgatcAAGTAAGATGAGAAAGATGAAGACATTTTTGGTTCAAGCTTGCATATATGTTCAAGTTTTCCTTAAATTTCTtgtgatacatatatatatatgtgcatgaaaAGGTTGTGATGAGCATTAGTTTGTTATGCATGCTGTGTCCAATACTTGAGTGATTTGTTTGTGTGATTGGTGGTGCAGTCACTGCAGTGATGAAGAATGGAATGAGAAACAAGGGAGTTGATAGCGATGAGAGTAGTGAAGGAGAACAAAGGGTTGTGAACCCTCTTTGTGTCAATGCATCCAATCCCTACCACAAATGTGCTGATTACTGTTCTCACAGAATGACAGCTTCTGTTAAAACTCCTCCAGCTGCCAGTAAATGTAAATTAACCacgttaattaattaatctgcTGCACTGCATGCAATTCATCATCATTCgtattatatatcaatttaatCCTCAGCAATTAATTGAATGGCAGGcaatttaattttcattcaaaactttaGTACTGACTTTTGATctgattataatatatatatatatatatattgcatgcgATGCAGTTGTGAGTATGGAGAAGCGCAAGGAGGGTGTCAAGACCGGGGAGAAAAGGAAGGTGGACTCCAGGTGCGTGAATGCACAAAATCCCTACCATGAGTGCACTCAACATTGCCTCCAAAGGATTAATTGAACATTTGTAATTAACcatgcttttattattattattattattattattattattattatcgtaGTTGTGTTTCATCATCCTTTTTCCCTTAAGTAATCCTTCTCAGAGTACTTACTTCAACAGTTCCTGGATGATCATTCTGTCTGTTAAATTCTCTGTGAAGCTGGACTTCGAATATTTAATTAGGTAGAATGTTTTCAATGACCTTAATTTGCAGAAAAGAGTTAATAAATTGGTGCTGTTATTAAGTCTAACTGCTGTGACaagattattaaataaattaaatcatagtTTTTATTAAGAATCAGATTACCGTAAATTCTAAATTAAGattcaataaatttaaatgcaaTCTGCATAAAACTGATTTCAAAATAACTCATGAAATGGTTTCAACCAATaaaccaatgtatatatatacaaaaatagcTCCACAAGACAAGATGCCTTgtccacattgttttttttttttaaaaaaacataattgttttaaaaaaacatagctcCACTAATAATAGAACAAACTAGAAGCAATATTAATTAAGAACAAActaggacaaaaaaaaaataaaataaaataacactgcaatacatagaaaaaatcaataatgtCACAATAACCAAGCTTATCGGCAAGCTTATCGGAGATGAGAAAgaattttctaatcaaaaagCACTAGagagataatttttttgtttaataatctttttaaaaaataaattttttacttctattatatatatatcttatcaaTGATTCAACAGAGTAGTGGGttatctatttattaaaatttttaaaaaaaaaagtcattgcAGAGGTGGGCCGTGCAATCTAGACATATGCATGGCTATATTCTCAAGAGAGCACAAGGCACTGTCACGCTCTAAAgtttaaaaatcattcaaatcTGAgcagaaagagaagaagagagaaattctaatttataatatttttaaataaataaaaaaataaaataaacaacaagagCACAACAATGAAACCTGCATGAAAAGCCCAGAGCCCATTTGTAGTGGGCTGAATCAACTTCAGGAATCTCGAGTTAAATCGCTTGCGATTCACCGAGTTAAACTCGGAGAAAGAATCGGGAGGccaaaaaatcaaatccaatcATAGATGCCGTCGGCTCAATTGCCACACCCTttctcaaatccctaatcccTAATTCTGTTTTCCTCCTTGATCTTCCTCGCAAAATCAGGCTTCATTCTTTCACGGATGGAGAGAAGCCAGCGCAAGGTGCACCCCGACTGTATCAATGCTTCCAATCCCTACCACAATTGCCTTGACTACTGCTTCTCCAAGATCGCTGAGGCTAAAGCCCAAGAACAACATCAATATACTGGTTTGTCCCTCCCTTTTGTCTGTTTTCTCAATGATTTTCATTTCgaattttggttttcttgtaCCTCGGATCGCTCGAGAAAAAAATTCCATCTCGTTTACTTCTTGCACTTGTATTTTTGGGTGACAGGGAGAAATCGAGAACCGGCGGAACGCACCGTGCACCCGAAGTGCATAAACGCGTCCAATCCCTTCCACGAGTGCGTCGAGTATTGCTTCCGGAGGATTGCCGAGGCTGTTAATCAAAATAAGACAGATGCTTCAGGTTTCTCCTTTTCCAATAAAGTActcattgagaaaaaaaaaggaacaaatttTGGGTTTTTTGAAGGTTTTGCTGATACTTACATTCTGCTGATAGTTTATGATCAAATGTTTAAACTTGCTAGTCTTATTTTTgtggggggtttttttttttaacgcttctgtgaccttttttttttccatcactACTTATTTTGTTGCATGGTTTACGGGCTTCGATAGTACTGTAGTGTAATTTATCTCATGTGACATGGTCTTTGAGAATTTTTAAGGTAGATCGCAGGACAATGTGCATATAGAATGATAGCAGGGACTTATATAGCTATAATTTTGATGTCAAATACTCAATTTGAAATACATGTCTTCAATCAGAGAATGGACATGTCTCAGCCAATTTATTCACTATTAGAAGATATCGTTCTCATTAGTATCGTTCTTCTTGCAGAAGCAGAAGAAGCAGAAGATGAGGGGCTACTCCCATTAGGAACTGCTCATAAAAGTGAACCTTCATCTGATGAAAGAGCAAATCTGAGTGAACAAAATGATGATGGCGATAAGCGACCTGAAGATGCTGAATTAGGCTATGCTCAACTTGATGAAAGGCAGAAAAAGTTGTTTGAACTGAGGCTTAAAATGGTGAGTGTAATGGCCATTTTTAATTCCTTTAGTAATTGATATATGTATCtcttttattcaaattttgtgTTTGCTACTTTTTAACAGAATGAAGTAAGAAAAGCCAATCAAATGGCCATGGTcgcagagaaaaagaaaatggagGCTCCACCTGAATCAAGGGGTGTCTCAAAACAAAAGTGGCTTGAGGACAGAAAAAAGAAGATAGGGAAGCTACTGGATTCAAATGGATTAGAAATGTCAAAGGCATATATGCTTGATACACAAGAGATGGCTGAAGCAAAGTATAAGAAGTGGGAGAAAGATCCAGCACCATTTGGTTGGGATGGTAATGTTCAAATTTCAAGttattcatttttcttattttccatTATTTTCTGGTTCACAAACTGAGCAcgaaaaccttttttttttaattagattttgTGGTTTCACTTGTTTTGCTAAAGAAACATGTCATAAGAGAAGCTCTGTGGTTGTAGAATCCTTTCACGAGTTTCATGCATTTGCCTATGAATATAATGAGAAGGGGAGGAAAGCTGCATGATGTATGCAGAATGTTTGTGGTGTCATTTCATAAACATTTGAAACTTAAAAGGAAATGTTTAAATGTTCTTTGATGAATTATTATGTATTGAAGTTTGCAAACTATCAAGCTtagaatgaagaaaatgaaaattgtaTATATTGGATTGAGGTGTCCTTGAACATGTACAGGTTCGATAATTTCATggtttcttttgttatattCAATGGACATATGGTAATGTCATACCCATTTTGGAAGATAGGCAGTGAGTGTTTC
This window encodes:
- the LOC120279245 gene encoding E3 ubiquitin-protein ligase RNF6 isoform X3, whose protein sequence is MGSSSSKDVAAGGAHSSSSGGGGREPRSKGVRVVFGSSCFGTPSTLHDDQIEEEDVRSKGTACTEVVATKSNPEGSNGCIAFRVPRANKISTENDGGSQEGIVETDSGASGSSTNEGSLCQSSSNNSSHSRTPFGFRLSRTASLGSSQAHSAVSASLSFSNTDRGVDRAHMDLDGSEENSDETPGNVVFENVVHSLDSNNTSLESRSAFSDRDQVEAVNIRIGRSSRRSGPQEPFEGSVRFSRTLSVGRLRDRVLRRTSNSEGLFGSMPLEDRSSGHSGRRVTGGRTRSPSSSGRSDLPTLSSNHSYTIGSSVDHVRDYDSENPQMREASNRDWLEHRSAFLERRRRIRSQVRALQRMGSRFENFPGHDRSCILSGQHRTGRCTCRTSNHAANPDDDTRTRASISRIVMLAEALFEVLDEIHQQSVALSSRPSVSSVGSIPAPKDVVECMPVRIYTRPHKYTNEDAAQCYICLMEYEEGDCMRILPCQHEFHQTCIDKWLKEIHSFPLLTGYAHFVVGMFADQKCLLLEKLVS
- the LOC120279245 gene encoding uncharacterized serine-rich protein C215.13 isoform X1, whose amino-acid sequence is MGSSSSKDVAAGGAHSSSSGGGGREPRSKGVRVVFGSSCFGTPSTLHDDQEDLSSAICVSCFQIEEEDVRSKGTACTEVVATKSNPEGSNGCIAFRVPRANKISTENDGGSQEGIVETDSGASGSSTNEGSLCQSSSNNSSHSRTPFGFRLSRTASLGSSQAHSAVSASLSFSNTDRGVDRAHMDLDGSEENSDETPGNVVFENVVHSLDSNNTSLESRSAFSDRDQVEAVNIRIGRSSRRSGPQEPFEGSVRFSRTLSVGRLRDRVLRRTSNSEGLFGSMPLEDRSSGHSGRRVTGGRTRSPSSSGRSDLPTLSSNHSYTIGSSVDHVRDYDSENPQMREASNRDWLEHRSAFLERRRRIRSQVRALQRMGSRFENFPGHDRSCILSGQHRTGRCTCRTSNHAANPDDDTRTRASISRIVMLAEALFEVLDEIHQQSVALSSRPSVSSVGSIPAPKDVVECMPVRIYTRPHKYTNEDAAQCYICLMEYEEGDCMRILPCQHEFHQTCIDKWLKEIHSFPLLTGYAHFVVGMFADQKCLLLEKLVS
- the LOC120279245 gene encoding E3 ubiquitin-protein ligase RNF6 isoform X2; translated protein: MGSSSSKDVAAGGAHSSSSGGGGREPRSKGVRVVFGSSCFGTPSTLHDDQEDLSSAICVSCFQIEEEDVRSKGTACTEVVATKSNPEGSNGCIAFRVPRANKISTENDGGSQEGIVETDSGASGSSTNEGSLCQSSSNNSSHSRTPFGFRLSRTASLGSSQAHSAVSASLSFSNTDRGVDRAHMDLDGSEENSDETPGNVVFENVVHSLDSNNTSLESRSAFSDRDQVEAVNIRIGRSSRRSGPQEPFEGSVRFSRTLSVGRLRDRVLRRTSNSEGLFGSMPLEDRSSGHSGRRVTGGRTRSPSSSGRSDLPTLSSNHSYTIGSSVDHVRDYDSENPQMREASNRDWLEHRSAFLERRRRIRSQVRALQRMGSRFENFPGHDRSCILSGQHRTGRCTCRTSNHAANPDDDTRTRASISRIVMLAEALFEVLDEIHQQSVALSSRPSVSSVGSIPAPKDVVECMPVRIYTRPHKYTNEDAAQCYICLMEYEEGDCMRILPCQHEFHQTCIDKWLKEIHRVCPLCRGDVCRSEVSSVGKTC
- the LOC120279424 gene encoding pre-mRNA-splicing factor syf2, producing the protein MERSQRKVHPDCINASNPYHNCLDYCFSKIAEAKAQEQHQYTGRNREPAERTVHPKCINASNPFHECVEYCFRRIAEAVNQNKTDASEAEEAEDEGLLPLGTAHKSEPSSDERANLSEQNDDGDKRPEDAELGYAQLDERQKKLFELRLKMNEVRKANQMAMVAEKKKMEAPPESRGVSKQKWLEDRKKKIGKLLDSNGLEMSKAYMLDTQEMAEAKYKKWEKDPAPFGWDVFNQKTLYDAYKKRTKNIECDMEAYNKAKEVDPEFYRDASSLQYGKVSKVAEDDIDRMVKELQDRDAKRKAFSRRRRFHEEKDIDSINDRNEHFNKKIERAFGKYTLEIKNNLERGTALPD